A genomic stretch from Chitinophaga agri includes:
- a CDS encoding LytTR family DNA-binding domain-containing protein — protein sequence MPGYTVEKPILLPLKDGTYKPVRINNILYAEVDKAYIIVHYVDGKSEPFPISLTKLEETLPADYFSRTSRNYIAAIYNVDNVGKDAIKIGAVTLPLTDKYRRQFFSRFYSFIGKD from the coding sequence ATGCCCGGTTATACTGTAGAAAAACCCATATTGCTTCCGCTGAAAGACGGTACTTATAAGCCTGTCAGAATAAATAATATTTTATATGCAGAAGTAGACAAGGCATATATCATTGTACATTATGTAGATGGCAAGAGTGAGCCATTTCCGATTAGCTTGACGAAGTTAGAAGAAACGCTTCCAGCCGACTATTTTTCGCGCACCAGCAGAAACTACATTGCAGCTATCTATAATGTTGACAATGTTGGAAAAGATGCTATTAAAATTGGCGCGGTCACATTACCATTAACAGACAAATACAGGAGACAATTTTTTTCACGCTTCTATTCTTTTATAGGGAAGGATTAG
- the prmC gene encoding peptide chain release factor N(5)-glutamine methyltransferase: MTIQTAFTHIVTSLEPLQGQREAGNIAHIIMEHITGLSKMDRIVYKERALTAAQETQLTAAVNALLTHQPVQYVTGTSWFYGMELKVNPHVLIPRPETEELVEWVVLDVRAAQLSHPRILDIGTGSGAIPVAIKKELPHATVQAVDVSEGALATAKENAALQQLEVTFELIDILSKQAWAHLPVFDIIISNPPYICQRESADMQEQVVAYEPSLALFVPDEDALLFYREIGLMAKEKLRAGGALYFEINEAYGKETAALLESQGYVEVEIKKDLFGKDRMVKGVLK; the protein is encoded by the coding sequence ATGACTATACAAACAGCTTTCACACATATCGTCACTTCGCTGGAACCCTTGCAGGGACAGCGGGAAGCCGGTAACATTGCTCATATCATAATGGAGCATATCACCGGTCTGTCGAAAATGGACAGGATCGTATACAAGGAGAGAGCGCTGACTGCAGCGCAGGAAACGCAGTTAACAGCTGCCGTTAATGCACTGCTCACACATCAACCCGTGCAATATGTGACCGGTACCAGCTGGTTTTATGGTATGGAACTGAAAGTCAACCCACACGTCCTCATCCCCCGTCCGGAAACAGAAGAGCTGGTGGAATGGGTAGTACTCGATGTACGTGCGGCACAATTATCTCATCCGCGTATACTGGACATCGGGACCGGAAGCGGCGCCATTCCTGTTGCGATCAAAAAAGAACTGCCACATGCGACTGTACAGGCAGTTGATGTCAGCGAAGGTGCATTGGCCACCGCAAAGGAAAACGCAGCCCTGCAACAGCTGGAGGTAACGTTTGAGCTGATAGATATACTCAGTAAACAGGCATGGGCACATCTGCCCGTATTTGACATTATTATCAGTAATCCACCGTACATCTGCCAACGCGAAAGTGCGGATATGCAGGAACAGGTGGTGGCGTATGAACCGTCTCTGGCATTATTCGTTCCAGATGAAGATGCACTGTTGTTTTACCGGGAGATTGGTTTGATGGCGAAAGAGAAATTACGTGCAGGCGGTGCGTTATACTTTGAGATCAATGAAGCGTATGGGAAGGAAACGGCGGCTTTGCTGGAAAGCCAGGGATATGTGGAAGTGGAGATTAAAAAGGATCTGTTTGGGAAGGATAGAATGGTGAAGGGGGTGCTGAAATAG